CGCAACAGGGCGCCTTGCAGGCCCGTGCGACCCTTGCCGGAGGCGCGATGGGAACAGCTATCGAGCTGCCGAACGGCATGAGGGACCGAATTGCGCAAAAAGCCCACGAGTTGTGGGAACAGCGCGGCTATCGAGAGGGCCATGATCTGGAGGATTGGCTTGAAGCCGAAGCGATCGTGATGGACGAGATCCACGAGGCCCGCGAGTGATCAGCCTGTCGCGGTTTCAGTAGAAGCGCCGTACATGGGAAGTCTGATCCATGGTCGGGATATGAGACGAAGCCATGATGCGTAATGTCGGTGCCGTGGAACGAGGGAGCAGAGTTTTCGGAGGAGTAGCGCTGATGACTCTGGGACTCACGCTTCCCATCCCGTTTTGGGCCGAGGAGGTGGCGGAGACGATCGGATTGCTCGCTGTGGTCACCGGCGCCGTGGGGTATTGTCCGGTGAAACATCTGTTCACGCGCTGGGGGCACGAACCAGGGGCATCAAGCCGGGGTGGCGGCACGGCGGAACGGGGGTGACGGGTCCTCCCCTTCGGTGCGCCTGCAATGGGTGACGTGATCACCAGATTGACAGGCGAGGAGGAAGTGATGCGCAAGAAGCTCGGTATCATCATAGCGGTGCTTACCGTCGTCCTAGCAAATTCATGGGTCGCGGCCCAGGTCGGGCCGGGGCATCCTGACCGAGGCGAGGCGTTGTACAAGGAACATTGTCTGCGGTGCCACGGCAGGATGGGCGAGGGCGATGGGCCGGACGCGCAAGGCCTGATCGTGCGGCCGGTGGATTTTCATACCGCACGGTCTCGCGCCAAGACCGACTTCGAACTCCTGATTGCCATCTCCAACGGCGTGCTATTCAGCCCGATGCATTCTTGGCGAGGCCGCATCGCCGACGAGGACATGGTGCATGTCATCGCGTATGTGCGGGCCCTGGCACCCGAGTACCCGCATTTGTGAAGGAGATGGTTGCCAATGACCCATCGGTGAGAACCTGAGAATGGATAAGGGAGCGTCTGCAGTGAGAGCGATTGCGGGCAGAGGCTGGGCGATGCGATGGGGGCTGGCCCTCCTGTGGGTGCTCGCCCTGGTCATGCCAGGCGCGTCGTTCGCCGCGCTTGCACGGCCTGTGGTCTATGTGGTGCCGATAGAGGGCGTCATCGATCTGGGGCTCGCTCCTTTCGTCGAGCGTGTGTTGCAAGAGGCGACGGGCGTCGGTGCGGCAGCGGTCATTCTGGAGGTCGACACCTTCGGCGGACGAGTGGATGCGGCGGTGCTGATCCGAGATACCCTCTTGCGGGCCAAGGTGAAGACAGTCGCGTTCATCAACAAGCGCGCGATCTCGGCGGGCGCGCTGATCAGTCTGGCCACCGAAACAATCGTGATGGCCGATGGCGGCACGATTGGCGCCGCCACCCCGGTTCAGATCGGCTTGCCCGGCGCGCCGGCGCAGCCGGTCGAGGAGAAGACGGTCTCGTATATGCGGAAGGAATTTCGGGCGACTGCGGAGAGCCGTAAACGACCGCCGGAGTTGGCTGAAGCGATGGTGGATGCGGATGTGGAGATTTCCGGCGTGATCGCGAAAGGGAAACTGCTGACGCTGACGACTGAAGAAGCATGGCAGCACAAGCTTGTCGACTTTCGCGCGGACAACATGGAACGCGTACTTGAGTTGTTGGGACTGGCCGACGCGGAGCTTCGCCGCGCCTCGGAAACCTGGGCAGAATCGCTGGTGCGGATTTTTACGCATCCGATTGTTAGCTCCATCCTGATCGCCGTCGGGATGCTCGGTATCATTGTGGAGATTCAGAGCCCCGGGTTCGGGGTGCCGGGCGTTGTCGGGCTGACGAGCCTCGCGCTGTTCTTGTGGGGCCATTGGTTGGTCCGTCTGGCGGGATGGGAAGAAGTGCTGCTCATCGGGATCGGGCTCATCCTGTTGGTGGTCGAAATATTTCTTCTGCCGGGCTTCGGACTATTCGGGGCGATAGGCATTGTGGCGCTGCTCGGGGGACTTGGACTGAGCCTCGTCGGGACAGGGGCGACTTGGGCCGTCGTCCTCTATGCGCTGGGGCAGGTGATCGTCGCCGTACTGTTGGCCGTCGTGCTGGCGCTCGCGCTGCTGCGAGTCCTTCCACGTCTGCCGTTCGGGCGGCGGCTGATCCTGGAAACTGAATTGCCGGCACAGGCCGGTTATGCCTCCGCGCTGGACACCGATCGCCGCTGGCTCGGTAAACGAGGGATCGCGGCCTCGACGCTGCGGCCGGCCGGGATCGCCCATTTCGACCACGAACGCGTGGATGTCATCACGGAAGGCGAATTCATCGAAGCCGGGGATCCCATCGAGGTGCTGCGAGTCGAGGGGAATCGCATCGTCGTTCGGCGCATCGATCAAGATCCTGAAAGGAGTGAGTCATGAATGGAGTCGAAACCGGCCTGTTGGGCATCCTGACCACCTTGATACTGATCGTGTCGGGGACGGCGCTCCTGTTGTACCTGATCCCGCTCAGGTTGTGGATCGCCGCCTGGGCATCCGGTGCCTACGTCGGGCTGTTGACCCTGATCGGGATGCGTCTTCGGCGCGTGCCGCCCGGGACGGTGGTGACTGCGCGCATCAGCGCGGTGAAGGCAGGGCTCACCATCTCGCTCAACGATCTAGAAGCCCACTATTTGGCGGGTGGCAACGTGGGAAACGTCGTCCTCGCGTTGATCTCCGCCGACAAGGCGAATATTGCGATGCCGTTCAAGCGGGCGGCGGCGATCGACTTGGCCGGGCGCGACGTGTTGGGAGCGGTCAAGATGTCGGTCCTCCCCAAGGTGATCGAAACGCCGCGGATCGCCGCGGTCGCCAAGGACGGCATTCAGCTCCATGCGATTTGCCGGGTCACGGTTCGCACGAATCTTGACCGGCTGGTCGGCGGCTCGGGAGAGGAGACGGTGCTGGCGCGGGTCGGCGAAGGGATCGTGAGCACGATTGGCTCGGCGGTGACCCACAAGGACGTGCTGGAGAATCCGGATCATATTTCCAAGCATGTGCTGAGCAAAGGCCTCGATGCGGGAACGGCGTTTGAAATCCTGTCGATCGATATCGCCGATATTGATGTCGGCGAGAATATCGGCGCCAAACTGCAGATCGATCAAGCCAATGCTGATAAGCAGATCGCGCAGGCGAGAGCTGAGCAACGGCGCGCCATGGCCGTGGCGCTGGAACAGGAGATGCGCGCGAAGGTGGTCGAGGCCGAGGCCGAAGTGCCAAAGGCCATGGCCGAGGCATTTCGCCAAGGGAACCTGGGGATCATGGATTATTACCGCATGAAGAACGTGCAGGCGGACACCTCCATGCGCGACGCCATTGCGGGGACGGGCGAAGAGCCGCCAGCCGGTCCGAAGAAGGAGGATCGCCGATGACTCCGGAACAATGGGTGATCGCTATGCTCCTGGTCCTGGCCCTGCTGGTGGAGTTCATACGCAGACTGAAAGGAACTGTTGAGGAAGCGCATGGTGATGAGGCCGAGGTGGTGAGCATTCCCGTGGCAATGAAAAAACGGATCCCCATCCGGGCATTGCGTGGCCCCATCGAATTGCCACGCGTTGTACGGCCTGCCATGGAAGCAGACCCTGCCGCGCGGCGCGAGCGCCCTCGCATCACCGCCAATGCGCGAGCCATGCGGCGCGGCATCGTGTTTATGGCGGTGCTCGGTCCCTGCCGTGGGCTTGAGCCACCAGATTGTTCGAATCGAATCGGATAAACGGCGGAGGATCCTATGACACCCTTGTTGCGCACGAGGCCGCTTCGCCTCGTTGGAACGTTGATCGCGCTCTACCTGTTCGCGTCGACCGGCTGCGCGCAGCCGGTCGTGATCGATATGGCCTCTTTCGATCCGGGGCAGGATCAGATGGCCATTGCCGGTTACTACCGAGACCAGGCCACCGACCTGCGGGAGAAGGCTGCTGCGCTTGCCGAGAGCGCCGTCCGGTATGAAGGTCTCTTCGGCCCGCAGTCGGACTGGGTCAGTGGAGCCCGGCAA
This genomic stretch from Nitrospira defluvii harbors:
- a CDS encoding DUF2934 domain-containing protein, whose amino-acid sequence is MAKANVTKDVKNPKTNATQQGALQARATLAGGAMGTAIELPNGMRDRIAQKAHELWEQRGYREGHDLEDWLEAEAIVMDEIHEARE
- a CDS encoding YgaP family membrane protein, whose product is MRNVGAVERGSRVFGGVALMTLGLTLPIPFWAEEVAETIGLLAVVTGAVGYCPVKHLFTRWGHEPGASSRGGGTAERG
- a CDS encoding c-type cytochrome, producing MRKKLGIIIAVLTVVLANSWVAAQVGPGHPDRGEALYKEHCLRCHGRMGEGDGPDAQGLIVRPVDFHTARSRAKTDFELLIAISNGVLFSPMHSWRGRIADEDMVHVIAYVRALAPEYPHL
- a CDS encoding NfeD family protein codes for the protein MRAIAGRGWAMRWGLALLWVLALVMPGASFAALARPVVYVVPIEGVIDLGLAPFVERVLQEATGVGAAAVILEVDTFGGRVDAAVLIRDTLLRAKVKTVAFINKRAISAGALISLATETIVMADGGTIGAATPVQIGLPGAPAQPVEEKTVSYMRKEFRATAESRKRPPELAEAMVDADVEISGVIAKGKLLTLTTEEAWQHKLVDFRADNMERVLELLGLADAELRRASETWAESLVRIFTHPIVSSILIAVGMLGIIVEIQSPGFGVPGVVGLTSLALFLWGHWLVRLAGWEEVLLIGIGLILLVVEIFLLPGFGLFGAIGIVALLGGLGLSLVGTGATWAVVLYALGQVIVAVLLAVVLALALLRVLPRLPFGRRLILETELPAQAGYASALDTDRRWLGKRGIAASTLRPAGIAHFDHERVDVITEGEFIEAGDPIEVLRVEGNRIVVRRIDQDPERSES
- the floA gene encoding flotillin-like protein FloA (flotillin-like protein involved in membrane lipid rafts) gives rise to the protein MNGVETGLLGILTTLILIVSGTALLLYLIPLRLWIAAWASGAYVGLLTLIGMRLRRVPPGTVVTARISAVKAGLTISLNDLEAHYLAGGNVGNVVLALISADKANIAMPFKRAAAIDLAGRDVLGAVKMSVLPKVIETPRIAAVAKDGIQLHAICRVTVRTNLDRLVGGSGEETVLARVGEGIVSTIGSAVTHKDVLENPDHISKHVLSKGLDAGTAFEILSIDIADIDVGENIGAKLQIDQANADKQIAQARAEQRRAMAVALEQEMRAKVVEAEAEVPKAMAEAFRQGNLGIMDYYRMKNVQADTSMRDAIAGTGEEPPAGPKKEDRR